The Carcharodon carcharias isolate sCarCar2 chromosome 15, sCarCar2.pri, whole genome shotgun sequence genome includes a window with the following:
- the tfap4 gene encoding transcription factor AP-4 isoform X2, translating into MEYFVVPTQKVPSFQDFRKSEKEVIGGLCSLANIPLTQESQRDQERRIRREIANSNERRRMQSINAGFQSLKTLIPHTDGEKLSKAAILQQTAEYIFSLEQEKTRLLQQNSQLKRFIQEYSGSSPKRRRAEDKDEGIGSPDVWEDEKLEDLKREMIELRQQLDKERSVRMMLEEQLLPAHVFPVSTHHPTVIVQTPPPPASHQVTVVTMGPSSVINSPSTTSRQNLDTIVQAIHHIEGTQEKQEEEQRRVVIVQPTRVWSGTESDREANEETETMVPGEEKEPAERVLP; encoded by the exons ATGGAATATTTCGTGGTGCCGACTCAAAAGGTACCTTCATTCCAGGATTTCAGGAAGAGTGAGAAAGAAGTGATAGGAGGTCTCTGTAG ctTGGCTAATATCCCACTAACCCAGGAGTCTCAGAGAGACCAGGAGAGGAGGATACGGAGAGAGATTGCCAACAGCAATGAGCGGCGCCGAATGCAAAGCATCAATGCTGGGTTCCAGTCCCTGAAAACACTGATACCACACACAGATGGCGAGAAACTCAGCAAG GCAGCCATTTTGCAGCAAACGGCAGAATATATCTTTTCACTCGAGCAAGAGAAAACCCGACTACTTCAACAGAACTCACAGCTGAAGCGTTTTATTCAG GAGTACAGTGGTTCCTCCCCCAAGCGGAGACGTGCAGAGGATAAGGATGAAGGGATTGGCTCCCCAGATGTCTGGGAGGATGAGAAGCTGGAGGACCTGAAACGGGAAATGATTGAACTGCGGCAGCAGTTGGACAAGGAGCGTTCGGTCAGGATGATGTTGGAGGAACAG CTCCTGCCGGCGCACGTCTTCCCAGTGTCAACCCACCATCCCACTGTCATAGtgcagaccccacccccaccagcttcACACCAAGTCACTGTGGTGACAATGGGACCATCCTCTGTCATCAACAGCCCCTCCACTACATCAAGACAGAACCTAGACACCATTGTGCAG gcAATCCATCACATTGAAGGAACGCAAGAGAAGCAGGAAGAGGAGCAGCGACGAGTGGTCATTGTCCAGCCTACCCGTGTTTGGTCCGGCACTGAATCAGACAGGGAGGCGAATGAAGAGACGGAAACTATGGTGCCAGGCGAGGAGAAGGAGCCTGCAGAGAGAGTTCTCCCATGA
- the tfap4 gene encoding transcription factor AP-4 isoform X1: MEYFVVPTQKVPSFQDFRKSEKEVIGGLCSLANIPLTQESQRDQERRIRREIANSNERRRMQSINAGFQSLKTLIPHTDGEKLSKAAILQQTAEYIFSLEQEKTRLLQQNSQLKRFIQEYSGSSPKRRRAEDKDEGIGSPDVWEDEKLEDLKREMIELRQQLDKERSVRMMLEEQVRSLDAHMYPEKLKAIAQQVQLQQRHQEQSKILQQEEQREPESHLMTQLLPAHVFPVSTHHPTVIVQTPPPPASHQVTVVTMGPSSVINSPSTTSRQNLDTIVQAIHHIEGTQEKQEEEQRRVVIVQPTRVWSGTESDREANEETETMVPGEEKEPAERVLP, from the exons ATGGAATATTTCGTGGTGCCGACTCAAAAGGTACCTTCATTCCAGGATTTCAGGAAGAGTGAGAAAGAAGTGATAGGAGGTCTCTGTAG ctTGGCTAATATCCCACTAACCCAGGAGTCTCAGAGAGACCAGGAGAGGAGGATACGGAGAGAGATTGCCAACAGCAATGAGCGGCGCCGAATGCAAAGCATCAATGCTGGGTTCCAGTCCCTGAAAACACTGATACCACACACAGATGGCGAGAAACTCAGCAAG GCAGCCATTTTGCAGCAAACGGCAGAATATATCTTTTCACTCGAGCAAGAGAAAACCCGACTACTTCAACAGAACTCACAGCTGAAGCGTTTTATTCAG GAGTACAGTGGTTCCTCCCCCAAGCGGAGACGTGCAGAGGATAAGGATGAAGGGATTGGCTCCCCAGATGTCTGGGAGGATGAGAAGCTGGAGGACCTGAAACGGGAAATGATTGAACTGCGGCAGCAGTTGGACAAGGAGCGTTCGGTCAGGATGATGTTGGAGGAACAG GTTCGCTCACTGGACGCTCACATGTATCCTGAAAAACTAAAGGCCATTGCGCAACAAGTACAGCTGCAGCAACGGCACCAGGAGCAGTCCAAGATCCTTCAACAGGAGGAGCAGCGGGAGCCTGAGTCCCATCTTATGACACAG CTCCTGCCGGCGCACGTCTTCCCAGTGTCAACCCACCATCCCACTGTCATAGtgcagaccccacccccaccagcttcACACCAAGTCACTGTGGTGACAATGGGACCATCCTCTGTCATCAACAGCCCCTCCACTACATCAAGACAGAACCTAGACACCATTGTGCAG gcAATCCATCACATTGAAGGAACGCAAGAGAAGCAGGAAGAGGAGCAGCGACGAGTGGTCATTGTCCAGCCTACCCGTGTTTGGTCCGGCACTGAATCAGACAGGGAGGCGAATGAAGAGACGGAAACTATGGTGCCAGGCGAGGAGAAGGAGCCTGCAGAGAGAGTTCTCCCATGA
- the tfap4 gene encoding transcription factor AP-4 isoform X3: MQSINAGFQSLKTLIPHTDGEKLSKAAILQQTAEYIFSLEQEKTRLLQQNSQLKRFIQEYSGSSPKRRRAEDKDEGIGSPDVWEDEKLEDLKREMIELRQQLDKERSVRMMLEEQVRSLDAHMYPEKLKAIAQQVQLQQRHQEQSKILQQEEQREPESHLMTQLLPAHVFPVSTHHPTVIVQTPPPPASHQVTVVTMGPSSVINSPSTTSRQNLDTIVQAIHHIEGTQEKQEEEQRRVVIVQPTRVWSGTESDREANEETETMVPGEEKEPAERVLP, encoded by the exons ATGCAAAGCATCAATGCTGGGTTCCAGTCCCTGAAAACACTGATACCACACACAGATGGCGAGAAACTCAGCAAG GCAGCCATTTTGCAGCAAACGGCAGAATATATCTTTTCACTCGAGCAAGAGAAAACCCGACTACTTCAACAGAACTCACAGCTGAAGCGTTTTATTCAG GAGTACAGTGGTTCCTCCCCCAAGCGGAGACGTGCAGAGGATAAGGATGAAGGGATTGGCTCCCCAGATGTCTGGGAGGATGAGAAGCTGGAGGACCTGAAACGGGAAATGATTGAACTGCGGCAGCAGTTGGACAAGGAGCGTTCGGTCAGGATGATGTTGGAGGAACAG GTTCGCTCACTGGACGCTCACATGTATCCTGAAAAACTAAAGGCCATTGCGCAACAAGTACAGCTGCAGCAACGGCACCAGGAGCAGTCCAAGATCCTTCAACAGGAGGAGCAGCGGGAGCCTGAGTCCCATCTTATGACACAG CTCCTGCCGGCGCACGTCTTCCCAGTGTCAACCCACCATCCCACTGTCATAGtgcagaccccacccccaccagcttcACACCAAGTCACTGTGGTGACAATGGGACCATCCTCTGTCATCAACAGCCCCTCCACTACATCAAGACAGAACCTAGACACCATTGTGCAG gcAATCCATCACATTGAAGGAACGCAAGAGAAGCAGGAAGAGGAGCAGCGACGAGTGGTCATTGTCCAGCCTACCCGTGTTTGGTCCGGCACTGAATCAGACAGGGAGGCGAATGAAGAGACGGAAACTATGGTGCCAGGCGAGGAGAAGGAGCCTGCAGAGAGAGTTCTCCCATGA